From one Macaca nemestrina isolate mMacNem1 chromosome 5, mMacNem.hap1, whole genome shotgun sequence genomic stretch:
- the LOC105489546 gene encoding large ribosomal subunit protein uL14m — MAFFTGLWGPFTCVRRALSHRCFSTTGSLSAIQKMTRVRVVDNSALGNSAYHRAPRCIHVYNKNGVGKVGDQILLAIKGQKKKALIVGHCMPGPRMTPRFDSNNVVLIEDNGNPVGTRIKTPIPSSLRKREGEYSKVLAIAQNFV; from the exons ATGGCTTTCTTTACTGGGCTCTGGGGCCCCTTCACCTGTGTACGCAGAGCACTGAGCCATCGCTGTTTCAG CACCACTGGGAGCCTGAGTGCGATTCAGAAGATGACGCGGGTACGAGTGGTGGACAACAGTGCCCTGGGGAACAGCGCATACCATCGGGCTCCTCGCTGCATTCATGTCTATAACAAGAATGGAGTGGGCAAGGTGGGCGACCAGATACTACTGGCCATCAAGGGACAGAAGAAAAAGGCGCTCATTGTGGGACATTGCATGCCTGGCCCCCGAATGACCCCCAGATTCGACTCCAACAACGTGGTCCTCATTGAGGACAACGGGAACCCTGTGGGGACACGAATTAAGACACCCATCCCCAGCAGCCTGCGCAAGCGGGAAGGCGAGTATTCCAAGGTGCTGGCCATTGCTCAGAACTTTGTGTGA